The window ATTGATGTACTCAACAAAGGACTTAATTCCTCCTTCGTAGTGGAATTCGACGGTTTTGTCCTGGTGCTCATCGACGAAAATGATTCGAAGACCTTTGTTAAGAAATGCAAGTTCTCGTAGACGTGCTGCAAGTATGTCGTGGTGGAACTGTGTTGTTTCAAAGACTTCTGGATCTGGCCAGAATCGCACAAACGTACCTCTTTTGTCTCCACAAGGACCTATTTTTTTGAATTCCTGAGGTTGTTGATTAATGAATTCTTGCTCGTATTGTTCTCCATTTTTGCAGACGCGTACAAATACTTTTGTAGAGAGCGCATTAACAACAGAGATACCTACGCCATGAAGTCCTCCTGAGACTTGATAGGATCCTTTATCGAATTTTCCTCCCGCGTGAAGTTTAGTGAGAACTACGGTGAGCGCAGGCATGTTAAATTTAGGGTGGATATCCACAGGAATTCCCCGTCCGTTATCTTCAACACCTACTGATCCATCTTTGAAGAGCGTGACGGTGATGGTGTCACAGTATCCTGCAAGAGCCTCATCAATAGAGTTGTCAACAACCTCCCAGACAAGGTGGTGAAGACCACGAGAACCTGTTGAGCCAATATACATACCAGGCCGTTTTCGTACTGCTTCAAGGCCTTCAAGAGCGGTGATGTTTGCTGCGTTATATTCTGTCATATTGGGAGTCTTTTAGAAGGCTTGTATTGCCAGAATTCTGGGGTTTTAGCGCCTCTTTCGTAGTATTACAAAAGGAAATTTTGTTTATAAATGTTGTGGTTGTTTTTGCGGAGAAGGGTGATAAGATTGTAAGGTGCACATTGTAAGGTGTGGTGAGAGCTCTGCAAGACGTGAACTGTGGGTTGATTGAAGGGGATTTCTTCTCAGCAATTTTTATAAACCTGCCTCTGTCGATGGAGGTGACATGTGGTTAAGAAAAAAAGTAGATTACGGAACACCTGCAAAATTGTTGTTTATCACTCCTCGCATGGATGAACACGTCATAGGAACCTCAGAAGAAAAATGTCCTGAATCTGTGTATTCTAGTGCTATGAGTGAATTACTTGCTCTTCCAAGAAGGGCGGAGTTCCTTTACAACAGGCTTTTTGGTGATAGGCTACTAACGACGAAAGGATATTTGTTAAAACCAAAGGGATTCTATGATCTTGAAGATGGTTTTATTCCAGATTATTCTGCATATCCTAACCTTGAACAGAGTGTGTATACGTGCAATGTTTTTGAAAATGGAAGCGCAATTGATGCCCTGATTAGAACAGTACAAGACAAAGAAACTTCTTCTTATGATGATCGCGTGGTACTGCTTCCTAGAGAACTCTTGGAGAGTGATCCACGAGGTTTACCTTTACTGTATGCTGTTGCAGTAAAGGGGGATGTTTGTGTTTTCACCGATCATAGTGATCCTTACAAGACCTGCGACAAATTTGGTCAAGAAGGATGGACTCATCCTGGAAAGAAGACTGCAAGCATAGACCAAGTTGCATAAGTGAAACGTATTGTGTTTCTTTGTGAATGTGGTTTGGAGCAACCCTTGTTTGATTTTGTTTTTGTCAGCCACGTTTTTTTGAGTCTAGCCGGTCATGTTGAGCACTCAGTAGGTGTTATTGAAAAAGGTGTTTTTTCTCTCCTAAAGTAGTGTAAATTGGGAAATACTTATATGTTCAAACGCTCTTGTAACCAAAAAACAACCGAAAAAACGGAGGTATAAAACAATATGGCAGCAGATATGGTAGAACAAGTATCAAGATGGCTCGTTATCATCGGGGCTCTTAACTGGGGACTTGTTGGAGCAGTAAACTTCAACCTGGTAAACCTTATTTTTGGCGCAGTTCCTGTGCTTGAAAAAATAGTGTACATCCTAGTAGGACTCGCAGCACTCTACGAGATCTACGCAGTAGTAAAAGGATAATTACGTTTACTTAATTTTTTATCTTTCAATTTTTTATGTTTTCCTTCTTTGGTTCTGTTTCCACGCGAATTCTTTTTCCTCGTGTTTTTAGTTTATTCCGGGGCGTTTTCAAAAGGATTTCTTTGATTTCTCAAATACTGCGGGAGTTACGTTCTTAGGTGAGACTCTTCTTGTGCTAGAAGAAAACCTGAGGAGAACTACACAACTCTTTAAGATCTGCTGATGGAAAAAGAAGCAGTTTCAAAGCAGTTAAACAAGTGCGCTCGTCAGTGTGAACAAGAAGATTAACAAGTAGATAAAGAGCGTTATTGCGAAGAGTACGAGCCAGCTTGGAAGGATGCGATACATCCAAGGACATTTTTTCATTTGTTTCTGATTTATTTTAGATTGAATGTAGTAAACTCCGAAGAAAAAGACTCCTAAAGGGTGTAATGTTATGCGGTCATAGAGTTTTTCCACAAGTCCCTTTACGTGAAAGCGAAGTTTGACAAGCAAGATGAGTTGTGCAAGAAGCAGAAGCAAAAAACCTGCGCTAAGACGAACCATGTTGATCGCATCATAGGCGAGTTTATTTATCACAACACTTCCTGCAAGGACAAGTCCTGTTAGAATCATAAGCAGAATGGGACCTTGCTTAGAGATTTTGTTACTTCTTGTTACTTTGTTGAGTGAAGGAAGTTCTGTGAGTATCCAATACGCTTCGTAAAAACTACTCACAAGCTTATTCAAGACGAGCATGATAAAGACATTACGTGTCTTAACTCGTGCTTTACTCTTAATCATAAGAAAGAATGGTTTTAATCTCTTTTTAAAAGTTCGTATGGGCAAGGAATGCGTAAAACACGTTTTCCGGAAGGATCATAAATTTCCAGGTTTGTTCCTTCAGATCTCCAGGAGTACTGTTTATCAATTGCTTGTTGTAATATGCGATATACTTGAATCTCGTCAGGAGATGTGTGTATAGAACTAAGGGCCATGTTTTGGAGTTCTTGGGGCGTACGAACTGGTTTTTCGTGAAACGCCAAGTAGGTGAGAGCATAGCTAATGTGCGTTAGAAGTGCTTCTGAGTTGTTTTGTATGTGGAGTTTACGCTTGTTTATCTCTACAAAGTCATCGATTGTTCCTAATGTCATTACTTGGTGGTCAAAGTCACTCTTTTATAAGGGTTTCTCTTCCGTAGAATCCTGTTTCAAAAGGACTAAAGATACGATACCCTCCCTGGGGAAGAGGAAGCCAAGCATATCCTCGCATCACATAACGCTCAAGTAGTGCTTCCGCAAAGAGGACTCCAACTCCTTCAGGATTGAGTTTTCGAAGGTTCTCTAAAGCATAAAGATGATTAGAGATAATTTTCTCAATTCTTTCCTGAGGAACCTTGCTTTTCGGGTTGTAAACAACAGGTTCATAGAGCATATTCGAGAGCTAAAAGCACTCCTTTTTAGATATTACTGTTTGTATACGGAGTAAAAACGAAATGATGCTCTAACGTAGTTCAAATTCCTCTCACACATTTATAAACAAACGAGGTATGAAAACCTATGATGGAACGCAAACTACTCATAACAATAAGTGTGGGACTCTTCCTTATCGTCCTCATTTCCTTTTTCCTTCTTTTCGGACTTAAAGTGAGGTTTCTCATCTCTGAAGAACTGCGCGTGGAGCTTACACCTTCAAGCATCCATCTTGAAACACAAAGAGACCCCAGACAAGCACAAGTAGAAATCACAACACACACATTTTTCCAATGTACTGCGCGATGCGAATATGAACTTCGTGACCTTTCAAAAAATAAAACCCTCAAGAAATCATCAGTGCTCTTTGACAAACACACAAATGAGCAACTCTCTTTTACTCTTGAACCTCCCCAAAGAGGAGAAGGAATAAACTATTACTCTTTTGACATGCAGTGCCAAAACATAAGATCTTCA is drawn from Candidatus Woesearchaeota archaeon and contains these coding sequences:
- a CDS encoding DUF378 domain-containing protein, producing the protein MAADMVEQVSRWLVIIGALNWGLVGAVNFNLVNLIFGAVPVLEKIVYILVGLAALYEIYAVVKG